One window of the Prochlorococcus marinus CUG1438 genome contains the following:
- a CDS encoding ABC transporter ATP-binding protein, which yields MRLIPPVRPYATRFIKGFICMIIYVACWPLLAYLAGNLIPAIGSGDLSNVSSIIVKSLLVFLVQKTAQFGQDVFIAKPSLEISEVMRGNLFSKIQKIDMNSIEKISAGDITYRLTEDADRVSEIIYKTAQDTIPCTLQLFAVIIYMFYLDWSLTLSTFVVAPLIILSVNSFGRRVLLASEKSQESTSDLAGLIGESINGMSTIRAFAAENWIETRFKKRLNANKKAKYKTLKLLAFQHPVVGFVEAFGILAILGLGAARINLGLLSSQEFSSFFAAILMLIDPISHVSTNFNDFKQAEASIKRLKNINYEQIENDNKNLRKINNIQGKITFKKVYFEYKKDNEILKNINLEIKEGEVTAFVGASGAGKSTMMALILKFISPKNGEIFIDDKNLELLNTKDIRKNIALVQQQPFLFSGKIIDVIKMGRSFTQEEVIESAKKSNAHNFIQKLPDKYETKITERGSNFSGGQIQRIAIARAILGNPSILLLDEATSALDAESESEVREGLNRAMKNRTVIVIAHRLATTQEADKIVVFDKGEIIEVGKHLELLNKKGIYKDLCEKQLIKKL from the coding sequence TTGAGATTAATACCTCCAGTCAGACCATACGCAACAAGATTTATAAAGGGTTTTATATGCATGATTATTTACGTAGCTTGTTGGCCTTTATTAGCTTACTTAGCTGGAAACTTAATACCAGCAATTGGATCTGGCGATCTTTCGAATGTTTCTAGCATAATAGTTAAGTCATTGTTAGTATTTTTAGTCCAAAAAACTGCCCAATTTGGACAAGATGTTTTTATAGCTAAACCATCTTTAGAAATTAGTGAAGTAATGAGAGGAAATTTGTTCAGTAAAATTCAGAAAATAGATATGAACTCTATTGAAAAGATTTCAGCCGGTGATATTACATATAGACTTACAGAAGATGCAGATAGAGTAAGCGAAATTATTTATAAAACAGCTCAGGATACTATTCCGTGTACCTTACAATTGTTTGCTGTAATAATATATATGTTCTATTTAGATTGGTCATTAACATTATCTACCTTTGTAGTAGCTCCTTTAATTATCCTTTCAGTAAATAGTTTTGGAAGAAGAGTTTTATTAGCATCAGAAAAAAGTCAAGAATCAACTAGTGACTTGGCAGGTTTAATCGGTGAATCTATAAATGGAATGTCTACCATAAGAGCATTTGCCGCAGAAAATTGGATTGAAACTAGATTTAAGAAAAGACTAAATGCTAATAAAAAAGCAAAATATAAAACATTAAAATTACTTGCTTTTCAGCATCCAGTTGTTGGATTTGTAGAAGCATTCGGAATATTAGCAATATTAGGTTTAGGAGCCGCAAGAATAAACCTAGGCCTTTTATCAAGTCAAGAATTCAGTAGTTTTTTTGCCGCAATATTGATGCTTATTGATCCAATTAGTCATGTAAGCACAAATTTTAATGACTTCAAACAAGCAGAGGCATCAATAAAAAGATTGAAGAACATAAATTATGAACAGATCGAAAATGACAATAAAAATTTAAGAAAGATAAATAATATTCAAGGTAAAATAACTTTTAAGAAAGTTTATTTTGAATACAAAAAAGATAATGAAATTCTTAAGAATATAAATTTAGAAATCAAAGAAGGAGAAGTTACAGCTTTCGTAGGAGCTTCAGGTGCTGGTAAAAGTACAATGATGGCATTGATCTTAAAATTTATTTCACCGAAAAATGGTGAAATTTTTATTGATGATAAAAATCTGGAATTATTAAATACAAAAGATATAAGAAAAAATATTGCACTAGTTCAACAACAGCCTTTTTTATTTTCAGGAAAAATAATTGATGTAATCAAAATGGGTAGAAGTTTCACTCAAGAGGAAGTTATAGAATCGGCAAAAAAATCAAATGCCCACAACTTCATTCAAAAGCTCCCCGATAAATATGAAACTAAGATAACTGAAAGAGGGTCAAATTTCTCAGGAGGCCAGATCCAAAGGATTGCAATTGCAAGAGCAATTCTTGGAAACCCATCAATTCTCCTTCTAGATGAAGCAACAAGCGCTTTAGATGCAGAATCAGAATCAGAAGTTCGAGAAGGGCTTAATAGAGCCATGAAAAATAGAACTGTTATTGTAATTGCTCACAGATTAGCGACCACTCAAGAGGCCGATAAAATAGTTGTCTTTGATAAGGGAGAAATTATTGAAGTTGGGAAACATCTTGAATTACTTAATAAGAAGGGAATATATAAAGATTTATGTGAAAAACAATTAATTAAGAAATTATAA
- a CDS encoding RNA-binding S4 domain-containing protein codes for MKLDQFLKWKNLVSSGGEAKFLIKSGSIKVNGIVETRRGRKLNKGDKVIFLKNELIFD; via the coding sequence ATGAAATTAGATCAATTTTTAAAATGGAAAAATTTAGTTTCTTCAGGTGGAGAAGCAAAATTTTTAATTAAATCGGGTTCTATAAAAGTTAATGGGATAGTTGAAACTAGGAGAGGAAGAAAATTAAATAAGGGTGATAAAGTTATATTTCTAAAAAATGAATTAATTTTTGATTAA
- a CDS encoding triose-phosphate isomerase, whose product MRKSVIAGNWKMHMTCAEAKSYLEEFIPLIKNLRSDRKIVIAPPFTAISTFSSHSNFDYLDISSQNIHWEEEGAFTAEISPKMLLEHGVSYAIVGHSEPRKYFSESDEQINKRAVFAQSSGLTPIVCVGETLEQRERGEADRVITRQVEQGLENADPSNLIVAYEPIWAIGTGKTCEAKDANYICSLIRKLIGFDDVIIQYGGSVKPNNIDEIMSMSDIDGVLVGGASLDPISFARIANYQ is encoded by the coding sequence TTGAGAAAATCTGTTATTGCTGGTAATTGGAAAATGCATATGACTTGTGCTGAGGCTAAGTCTTATTTAGAAGAGTTTATCCCATTAATAAAAAATTTAAGGAGTGATCGTAAAATTGTTATTGCTCCTCCTTTTACAGCTATTTCAACATTCTCTAGTCATTCTAATTTTGATTATTTAGATATTTCTAGTCAAAATATTCATTGGGAAGAGGAAGGAGCATTTACAGCTGAAATATCTCCAAAAATGCTCCTTGAACATGGAGTCTCATATGCAATAGTTGGTCATAGTGAACCTAGAAAATACTTCAGTGAAAGTGATGAACAAATTAATAAAAGAGCAGTTTTTGCTCAATCTAGTGGGCTTACTCCAATAGTTTGTGTTGGAGAAACATTAGAACAGAGAGAGAGAGGAGAAGCAGATAGAGTTATTACAAGACAGGTTGAACAAGGACTTGAAAATGCAGATCCATCAAATCTTATAGTTGCTTATGAGCCAATTTGGGCTATTGGCACAGGTAAAACATGTGAGGCGAAAGACGCTAATTATATATGTTCCCTAATTCGAAAACTTATAGGTTTTGATGATGTAATTATTCAATATGGAGGATCAGTTAAACCCAATAATATTGACGAAATCATGTCAATGAGTGATATAGATGGAGTCCTGGTTGGAGGGGCTTCATTAGATCCAATAAGTTTTGCAAGAATTGCAAATTATCAATAA
- the folP gene encoding dihydropteroate synthase — MQIINNKNPWPKGWGQKTSIMGVINLTPDSFSDGGDLNTSKKVLNQVNHFLSNDVDIIDLGAQSTRPGAEEVGSNEEIRRLIPYLKLIKSEYPNILISIDTFNSDVAHEALLNGANWINDVTGGRRDKEILDVVSKFNCPFVITHSRGNSQNMNELSNYDDVLSEVRISLDTLIKNALEKNVSKKNIIVDPGIGFSKDINQNLEILRNLDFFKKLNLPILIGASRKRFIGDILNEINPKERDIGTLAITCLCSKFHIEMVRVHNVRMNSQILKVADRIYRE, encoded by the coding sequence TTGCAAATTATCAATAATAAAAACCCATGGCCAAAAGGCTGGGGACAAAAAACTTCAATTATGGGGGTTATTAATTTAACCCCTGATTCATTTAGTGATGGAGGAGATCTGAATACCTCGAAAAAAGTTTTAAATCAAGTTAATCATTTTTTAAGCAATGATGTAGATATAATAGATCTTGGCGCTCAAAGTACCAGGCCCGGGGCTGAAGAAGTAGGTTCTAATGAAGAGATTAGAAGGTTGATACCTTACTTGAAATTAATAAAATCTGAATATCCAAATATCTTAATTTCTATTGATACATTTAATTCTGATGTTGCTCACGAGGCACTTTTAAATGGTGCTAATTGGATAAACGATGTTACTGGAGGAAGAAGGGATAAGGAAATTTTGGATGTTGTTTCAAAATTTAACTGCCCGTTTGTCATAACTCATAGTCGTGGAAATAGTCAAAATATGAATGAACTTTCCAATTATGATGATGTATTGAGTGAAGTTAGGATTTCACTTGATACCTTAATAAAAAATGCTTTAGAAAAAAATGTATCTAAAAAAAATATAATTGTTGATCCTGGAATTGGATTTTCTAAAGATATAAATCAAAATCTGGAAATTTTAAGAAACTTAGATTTTTTTAAAAAACTTAATTTACCAATTTTAATTGGTGCATCAAGAAAAAGATTTATAGGAGATATCTTGAATGAAATAAACCCTAAAGAAAGAGATATTGGTACCTTAGCAATAACTTGTTTATGTTCAAAATTTCATATAGAAATGGTGAGAGTTCATAATGTAAGAATGAATTCTCAAATTCTAAAAGTCGCTGATAGGATTTACAGAGAATAG